A genome region from Cryptosporidium parvum Iowa II chromosome 8, whole genome shotgun sequence includes the following:
- a CDS encoding ribosomal processing protein, whose product MKVKVLQRDVNKYQDRSKGSVQRIYHNPDPNIHPFEKAREYSRALMSVKLRKMFSKPLVSVFEGHSDTVQCLARAHHHLSDIYSGGFDGTIRYWNLAGSRRCEYMIRAHEGAVRGLCVTNNDKHLFSCGDDKKLQMWKISKRESVNEMNLMELEDGGNVEDVFNGYDNISSFSKAIIPETTFLANNQLYSLDHHWNSGVLISSGVGGLHVWDRHRSTPLQEFEWGNETVYSAKINPSEPHIVATVSSDNSVGLFDIRSSTXXXXVXXSK is encoded by the coding sequence atgaaaGTTAAAGTATTACAAAGAGatgtaaataaatatcaagATAGATCGAAAGGTTCCGTACAAAGGATTTATCATAATCCTGATCCAAATATCCACCCTTTTGAGAAAGCTAGAGAATATAGCAGAGCATTAATGAGCGTAAAATTAAGGAAAATGTTTTCAAAGCCTTTGGTTTCTGTATTTGAGGGTCATTCAGATACTGTTCAATGTTTAGCAAGAGctcatcatcatctttcTGATATATATAGTGGTGGATTTGATGGAACTATTAGATATTGGAATTTAGCAGGTAGCAGAAGATGTGAATATATGATTAGAGCACATGAAGGAGCAGTACGTGGATTATGTGttacaaataatgataagcatttattttcatgtGGTGACGATAAGAAATTACAAATGTGGAAAATATCTAAAAGAGAATCTGTAAAtgaaatgaatttaatggAATTAGAAGATGGAGGAAATGTTGAGGATGTATTTAATGGatatgataatatttctagCTTTTCAAAAGCAATTATTCCTGAAACTACATTTCTTGcaaataatcaattataTAGTTTAGATCACCATTGGAATAGTGGTGTATTAATAAGTAGTGGAGTTGGTGGTTTGCATGTATGGGATCGTCATAGAAGTACGCCATTACAAGAATTTGAATGGGGAAATGAAACTGTTTATTCTGCAAAAATTAATCCAAGTGAGCCTCATATTGTTGCAACAGTTTCTTCTGATAATTCTGTTGGACTATTTGATATAAGATCATCAACAGSMTKAMRWARWGTTKTTTWatcaaaataa
- a CDS encoding coiled coil protein, whose translation MTKKHDYNQSKESGFELINKVEIRIQDSSLLSLSRSASINPECCGWLYVLNLKGNQYGRDISLEEDNWEQYYFNLKGGMMFGTSKKDGSTLEVVYVLCDTVISTIDSITALQREYITREEEAILRQNIGKDVHLIILLHYNSSLGIESNPLIFAASSPNVSARWCIAMNQSIQYGQMRYVVDNSDQEFDEENFRVSHSMKGEFASVAGGYYRGRDINQLSQQLDKLKHQFKQMENENKSLKFKNESLQNQVKKLQSTLTVTEKATSEAVEQKAAELTQVREDLSNVRSEKELLIEEKNQLHEKISQLQKSNQQILMEKFEIMDELTDLQDNISSYKSGDAGLTKLITRLQYLKTSSQELLIENRKYKNEIKSILDHYREEQEKSTKQLNTIKELLSQQDVFQLLIRQMELVQAKLQYQQEAWRMPDNQAENLLFWIQQLQNQWKVDEAVARASYLKHRSIVLGEQMKAYTLGHPLPTHYAIIQELLHKLQYIFREEEFSVVTRSEFLYEDIGNANLGFEPLRVRNQMNKNLAKSPIWDGGNFKQPPLSVLPSVFGNSKSKMAGKIEEIIENSTNIEGSGNISSVSGSLNSSSRGDDGGLIEYSSLKSSIMANTQYIPKIQVDLLSPPEKNVPESEYERIKNNFREMQEKYRILEGENEIMSEKIQKLTKMIKSMNKKTYRQNTRAGSLMDFSTGNNLEDSSKSNINMDHVDHQHAPSSGSLDNGNKTIDSSENNRGIESIRSFHKDGSSKSIYNESKSISMNNNIAKRSISQNSNSNENDITDDIN comes from the coding sequence ATGACTAAGAAACATGATTACAACCAATCAAAAGAGAGTGGATTTGAACTAATAAACAAAGTAGAAATTCGAATCCAAGATTCATCTCTTCTCTCATTGTCAAGATCTGCTTCTATAAATCCTGAATGTTGTGGATGGCTCTATGTACTAAACTTGAAAGGAAATCAATATGGACGTGATATTAGTttagaagaagataattgggaacaatattattttaactTAAAGGGTGGAATGATGTTTGGTACAAGTAAGAAAGATGGATCCACATTAGAAGTTGTATATGTATTATGCGATACAGTAATTAGCACTATAGATTCAATTACAGCACTTCAGAGAGAATATATTACAAGAGAAGAAGAGGCAATTCTACGTCAGAATATTGGAAAAGATGTAcatttaattattcttttacATTATAACAGTTCTCTTGGGATAGAATCAAATCCTTTAATATTTGCAGCAAGCTCACCAAATGTTTCAGCTAGATGGTGTATTGCAATGAACCAATCAATACAATATGGACAAATGAGATATGTTGTAGATAATTCTGACCAAGAAtttgatgaagaaaattttaGAGTATCTCATAGTATGAAAGGAGAGTTTGCAAGTGTTGCTGGAGGATATTATAGAGGAAGAGATATAAACCAATTATCGCAACAAttagataaattaaaacaTCAATTTAAGCAAAtggaaaatgaaaataaaagtttaaaatttaagaaTGAAAGTCTTCAAAATCAAGTTAAAAAGCTTCAAAGTACATTAACTGTCACTGAAAAAGCAACAAGTGAAGCAGTGGAACAAAAAGCAGCAGAATTAACTCAAGTTAGAGAAGACTTAAGTAATGTTAGAAGTGAAAAAGAGCTTCTTATTGAGGAAAAGAATCAGTTACATGAAAAGATTTCACAATTACAAAAATCTAATCAACAAATACTAATGGAGAAATTTGAGATAATGGATGAATTAACAGATTTACaagataatatttcatcaTATAAAAGTGGCGATGCAGGATTAACCAAGTTGATTACAAGACTTCAGTATTTGAAGACCTCAAGTCAAGAATTACTGATTGAAAATAGAAAGTATAAGAATGAAATTAAGTCAATTCTAGACCATTATAGGGAAGAACAAGAAAAGTCAAcaaaacaattaaataCAATTAAGGAATTACTTTCACAACAGGACGTTTTTCAACTATTAATTAGACAAATGGAATTAGTTCAAGCAAAGCTTCAATATCAACAAGAAGCTTGGAGAATGCCAGATAATCAAGCtgagaatttattattttggatACAACAACTTCAAAATCAATGGAAAGTAGATGAAGCTGTAGCAAGAGCATCTTATTTAAAACATAGAAGTATAGTTCTTGGAGAACAAATGAAGGCTTATACTCTAGGCCACCCACTTCCAACACATTATGCAATTATACAGGAACTTCTTCATAAGcttcaatatatttttagagaagaagaattttctGTTGTGACAAGATCTGAATTTCTATATGAGGATATTGGCAATGCAAATTTAGGTTTTGAACCTTTAAGAGTTCGTAAtcaaatgaataaaaatctGGCAAAAAGTCCAATTTGGGATGGTGGAAACTTTAAACAACCACCATTATCAGTATTACCTTCAGTATTTGGTAATTCAAAAAGTAAAATGGCAGGAAagattgaagaaattattgagaactcaacaaatattgaagGATCTGGTAATATTAGTAGTGTAAGTGGAAGTTTAAATAGTTCATCAAGAGGGGATGATGGCGgattaattgaatattcttcattaaaatcttcaattatGGCAAATACTCAGTATATTCCAAAGATTCAAGTTGATTTACTTAGTCCAccagaaaaaaatgtaCCTGAATCAGAATatgaaagaattaaaaacaattttAGAGAAATGCAAGAAAAGTATCGTATTCTAGAGGGGGAGAATGAAATAATGTCTGAAAAGATTCAGAAATTGACTAAAATGATCAAATCAATGAATAAAAAGACATATAGACAAAATACACGAGCTGGAAGTCTTATGGACTTTTCAACCGGGAATAACCTGGAAGATTCATccaaatcaaatattaatatggATCATGTAGATCATCAACATGCTCCAAGTTCGGGAAGTTTAGATAATGGAAACAAAACCATAGATTCGAGTGAAAATAACCGTGGAATTGAAAGTATCAGATCTTTCCATAAGGATGGCAGCTCAAAGTCAATTTATAATGAATCAAAGAGTATTTCAATGAATAACAATATAGCAAAGAGATCAATTAGCCAAAACTCTAATAGTAATGAGAATGATATTACtgatgatattaattaa
- a CDS encoding coiled coil protein, whose amino-acid sequence MSVTSRTNTLFTLPLPGASQYTRTGSLNTVVDNSELENNNLDIIKEHNAKRVFNVVRPNKKIEQPEIKKIEPESKKEILCQKKNKNVNYHELEVQLMMKDRMIEELLEENGKLIESMNKIEQDKIDETNRIQQGTEMILQQVVEDNEWYKAQFLEMKNELEKAISQTRNKGREIATLEKRCKNLIEEKETIQNFLDELTVQYDERIYQLQKHNQNICNISQLMKKYLGYGKKVRRHKGKQQDGSNCSISEIIKKIKEILNVEHNFSEIKYLVDQIELNALNFETEIEELINKFNFKNYNNQHLDENINDQVDFNDHNQPVIDKQDDLMLNNDYQKINNELESAKNEIEQLKFEITRKAEIIEELKKVNKNDKLEILDNIDNTKENSKIKSLEEKISILEKEKHELIKKIANMNRSNINKHNINNEYINRKLLVITEEEFSSNMNINGNKEIDNHDEEKISIDQSLNIKNSIKDFDKDEKNELNNNELVQTVSVSDIIDKYIKYPIDYNNGKKQIIQKNSIQRNRYYK is encoded by the coding sequence ATGTCGGTAACATCAAGGACCAATACTTTATTTACTTTACCATTACCAGGAGCTTCACAATATACAAGAACTGGCAGTCTTAATACAGTGGTTGATAATTcagaattagaaaataataatttggatataattaaagaacATAATGCAAAAAGAGTATTTAATGTTGTAAGaccaaataaaaaaattgaacaaccagaaatcaaaaaaattgaaccagaaagtaaaaaagaaatattatgtcaaaaaaaaaacaaaaatgtGAATTACCATGAATTGGAAGTTCAATTAATGATGAAGGATAGAATGATAGAAGAGTTATTAGAAGAGAATggaaaattaattgaaagtATGAATAAGATAGAACAAGATAAGATAGATGAAACAAATAGAATACAACAAGGAACAGAAATGATATTACAACAAGTAGTAGAAGATAATGAATGGTATAAAGCACAATTTTTGGAGATGAAGAATGAATTAGAAAAGGCAATATCTCAAACAAGAAACAAAGGAAGAGAAATAGCAACATTAGAGAAACGAtgtaaaaatttaatagaagaaaaagaaacaaTACAAAATTTCTTGGATGAATTGACTGTACAATATGATGAGAGAATTTATCAATTACAGAAACACAATCAAAATATATGTAATATAAGTCAgttaatgaagaaatatcTTGGATATGGTAAAAAAGTGAGAAGACATAAGGGAAAACAACAAGATGGTTCAAATTGTTCAATAagtgaaataataaagaaaattaaagaaatattaaatgttGAACATaatttttcagaaattaaGTATTTAGTAGACCAGATAGAATTAAATGCGTTAAACTTTGAAacagaaattgaagaattaattaataaatttaactttaaaaattataataatcaacatttggatgaaaatattaatgatcaAGTTGATTTTAATGATCATAATCAGCCAGTAATAGATAAACAAGATGATTTAAtgttaaataatgattatcagaaaataaataatgaattagaaagtgcaaaaaatgaaattgaacaattaaaatttgaaattacaagaaaagctgaaataattgaagaattgaagaaagtgaataaaaatgataaattagaaattctagataatattgataatacaaaggaaaattcaaaaattaaatcattgGAAGAAAAGATTAGTATTCTAGAGAAAGAAAAGcatgaattaattaaaaaaattgcaaACATGAATCGaagtaatataaataaacataatattaataatgaatatattaatagaaaattattagtaattacagaagaagaattttcttcaaatatgaatataaatggaaataaagaaattgataatcACGATGAAGAAAAGATTTCAATAGATCAaagtttaaatataaaaaattctatcaaagattttgataaagatgaaaagaatgaattaaataataatgagcTAGTACAAACAGTTTCAGTTTctgatattattgataaatatataaaatatccaatagattataataatggaaaaaaacagattatacaaaaaaactctattcaaagaaatagatattataaataa